A region from the Corallococcus caeni genome encodes:
- the nhaA gene encoding Na+/H+ antiporter NhaA produces MATSPTTNRPPVPALFKVALAPVQAFFRLEASSGILLALCAVAALAWANSPWSASYAAVFDAPLRLEVVGHGGHFTFRELINDGLMTLFFFLVGMEIKRELSAGELRTFSRALLPLIAALGGMVVPAGLYFAFTHGTPAQGGWAIPMATDIAFAIGCLTLVKARVGHGLVVFLTALAIFDDIGGILVIALFYGTGLHVEWLAVAAALVAVLWGLNRFYVRNGLFYAVVGVALWYAMHHGGIHATLSGVVLGLAIPALPSRPGREVLEELAAYVQGLVSQPDDESARGAQLLHIEEALEDIEPPLNRFVHLWHGYVAYGIVPLFALANSGVDVSGMSPSDLLKPLPLGIIVGLFVGKQLGIFLFTWAAVKAGVSPLPAGGSLAQLHGVAVVAGIGFTVALFVGGLAFAGQPALLAEAKLGILTGSLVSAVVGYVLLRYVARPAQAVLQTPS; encoded by the coding sequence ATGGCGACCTCTCCTACAACGAACCGTCCTCCCGTCCCCGCCCTGTTCAAGGTAGCGCTCGCGCCCGTGCAGGCCTTCTTCCGGCTGGAGGCCAGCAGCGGCATCCTCCTGGCGCTCTGCGCGGTGGCCGCGCTCGCGTGGGCCAACTCCCCGTGGAGCGCCAGCTACGCCGCCGTGTTCGACGCGCCCCTGCGCCTGGAGGTCGTGGGCCACGGCGGCCACTTCACCTTCCGCGAGCTCATCAACGACGGGCTGATGACGCTCTTCTTCTTCCTCGTGGGGATGGAGATCAAGCGCGAGCTGTCCGCGGGTGAGCTGCGCACCTTCTCCCGCGCCCTGTTGCCGCTCATCGCCGCGCTGGGCGGCATGGTGGTGCCCGCGGGGCTCTACTTCGCCTTCACCCACGGCACGCCCGCGCAGGGCGGCTGGGCCATCCCCATGGCCACGGACATCGCGTTCGCCATCGGCTGTCTCACGCTGGTGAAGGCGCGCGTGGGCCACGGCCTGGTCGTGTTCCTCACCGCGCTCGCCATCTTCGACGACATCGGCGGCATCCTCGTCATCGCGCTCTTCTACGGCACGGGCCTGCACGTGGAGTGGCTGGCCGTCGCCGCGGCCCTGGTCGCGGTGCTCTGGGGGCTCAACCGCTTCTACGTGCGCAACGGCCTGTTCTATGCCGTCGTGGGCGTGGCGCTCTGGTACGCCATGCACCACGGCGGCATCCACGCGACGCTGTCCGGCGTGGTGCTGGGGCTGGCCATCCCCGCGCTCCCCAGCCGTCCGGGGCGCGAGGTGCTGGAGGAGCTGGCGGCGTACGTCCAGGGGCTCGTGTCCCAGCCGGACGACGAGAGCGCGCGGGGCGCGCAGCTGCTGCACATCGAGGAGGCGCTGGAGGACATCGAGCCGCCGCTCAACCGCTTCGTGCACCTGTGGCACGGGTACGTGGCCTACGGCATCGTGCCCCTGTTCGCGCTGGCCAACTCCGGCGTGGACGTGTCCGGCATGTCGCCTTCGGACCTGCTCAAGCCCCTGCCCCTGGGCATCATCGTGGGCCTGTTCGTGGGCAAGCAGCTGGGCATCTTCCTGTTCACCTGGGCGGCGGTGAAGGCGGGCGTGTCCCCGCTGCCCGCGGGCGGCAGCCTCGCGCAGCTGCATGGGGTGGCGGTGGTGGCGGGCATCGGCTTCACCGTGGCCCTCTTCGTGGGCGGGCTGGCCTTCGCCGGACAGCCGGCCCTGCTGGCGGAGGCCAAGCTGGGCATCCTGACGGGCTCGCTCGTCTCCGCCGTCGTGGGCTACGTCCTCTTGCGCTACGTGGCCCGCCCGGCCCAGGCTGTCCTCCAGACCCCGTCATGA
- the mutS gene encoding DNA mismatch repair protein MutS has product MALTQQTKTGKAAAVAPPDEDTTPDVGTGEAPAGAREIASLTPMMRQYLEVKALHPDTVLFFRLGDFYEMFFEDAVKASELLQITLTARAKGADKIPMCGVPYHSSRRYIAKLVEHGLKVAICEQVTEPGAGPGIVQREVTRVITPGMVLDDEVLEPQASNFLAAVCWGEAGFGAALLEASTGEFYTFEAQGLSELVEGLSRVEPRELLVPAGMRDAPEVAQVCQRLSRAPAVAEGEGAAFEPTRASAFLRSHFNVQSLSAFGLDGSPLATGAAGAALRYLKDTQKTPAAHVDRLSRQERAGCLVMDESSRGNLEVLKSLRDGGRKGSLLGVLDRTATGLGARKLARWLSAPLCSLPEIEARLDAVEELSGKSVWREELVATLKEVGDLERLCGRLSLGAGNARDLRALGLSLSQLPRLGAALSRCDSALLKSLSGPLGALPELADLLMRAVLDEPPVVIREGGFIRPGFHAELDDLVALSTTGKDYLLKLEQREKDRTGISSLKIRYNKVFGYYLEVTKANLHAVPKDYIRKQTTVGAERFVTEELKEYEEKVLTAEERRVVLELQLFEELRTKVIAAAPGIRSAAEAVATADALVSFARCAAEYGYTRPQVDAGQGLTITGGRHPVVERMLGSGESFVPNDVRLDPEDAQLLVITGPNMAGKSTVMRQVALTALMAQAGSFVPAKAARIGLCDRIFTRVGAADNLARGQSTFMVEMTETSHILHHATNKSLVILDEIGRGTSTFDGLSIAWAVAEHIHDKVGARALFATHYHELVDLARERPRVKNLCIAVKEQGGKVIFLRKLVPGGASRSYGIEVAKLAGLPPEVVSRARELLQNLESGELDDAGRPRVAVRSTKRAAVANAGQLGLFGAAPPPAAVAAPPVPPAHAEVLELLRTASIDRMTPLDALNLLAKLKQELGSS; this is encoded by the coding sequence ATGGCGTTGACGCAGCAGACCAAGACAGGCAAGGCGGCGGCCGTGGCGCCGCCCGACGAGGACACGACCCCGGACGTCGGAACGGGTGAGGCGCCCGCGGGAGCGCGGGAGATCGCCTCCCTGACGCCGATGATGCGCCAGTACCTGGAGGTGAAGGCGCTCCATCCGGACACGGTGCTCTTCTTCCGGCTGGGTGACTTCTACGAGATGTTCTTCGAGGACGCGGTGAAGGCCTCGGAGCTCCTGCAGATCACCCTCACGGCCCGGGCCAAGGGCGCGGACAAGATCCCGATGTGCGGGGTGCCGTACCACTCCTCGCGCCGGTACATCGCGAAGCTGGTGGAGCACGGCCTCAAGGTCGCCATCTGCGAGCAGGTGACGGAGCCGGGCGCGGGGCCGGGCATCGTGCAGCGCGAGGTGACGCGGGTCATCACCCCCGGCATGGTGCTGGACGACGAGGTGCTGGAGCCACAGGCCAGCAACTTCCTCGCGGCCGTGTGCTGGGGCGAGGCGGGCTTCGGCGCGGCGCTGCTGGAGGCGTCCACCGGCGAGTTCTACACCTTCGAGGCGCAGGGGCTGTCGGAGCTGGTGGAGGGCCTGTCGCGCGTGGAGCCGCGCGAATTGCTGGTGCCCGCGGGCATGCGCGACGCGCCGGAGGTGGCGCAGGTGTGCCAGCGGCTGTCGCGCGCGCCGGCCGTGGCGGAGGGCGAGGGCGCGGCCTTCGAGCCCACCCGGGCCTCCGCGTTCCTGCGCTCGCACTTCAACGTGCAGTCGCTGTCCGCGTTCGGGCTGGACGGCTCGCCGCTGGCCACCGGGGCGGCCGGGGCGGCGCTGCGCTACCTCAAGGACACGCAGAAGACGCCCGCGGCGCACGTGGACCGGCTGTCGCGCCAGGAGCGCGCGGGCTGCCTGGTGATGGACGAGTCCTCGCGGGGCAACCTGGAGGTGCTCAAGAGCCTGCGCGACGGCGGGCGCAAGGGGTCGCTGCTGGGCGTGCTGGACCGCACGGCCACGGGCCTGGGCGCGCGGAAGCTGGCGCGCTGGCTGTCCGCGCCGCTGTGCTCGCTGCCGGAGATCGAAGCGCGGCTGGACGCGGTGGAGGAGCTGTCCGGCAAGAGCGTGTGGCGCGAGGAGCTGGTGGCCACGCTCAAGGAGGTGGGCGACCTGGAGCGGCTGTGCGGCCGGCTGTCGCTGGGCGCGGGCAACGCGAGGGATTTGCGCGCGCTGGGGCTGTCGCTGTCGCAGCTGCCCAGGCTGGGCGCGGCGCTGTCGCGGTGTGACTCGGCGCTCCTGAAGTCGCTTTCCGGGCCGCTGGGCGCGCTGCCGGAGCTGGCGGACCTGCTGATGCGCGCGGTGCTGGACGAGCCGCCGGTGGTCATCCGCGAGGGCGGCTTCATCCGGCCGGGCTTCCACGCGGAGCTGGACGACCTGGTGGCGCTGTCGACCACGGGCAAGGACTACCTGCTCAAGCTGGAGCAGCGGGAGAAGGACCGCACGGGCATCTCCTCGCTGAAGATCCGCTACAACAAGGTCTTCGGCTACTACCTGGAGGTGACGAAGGCGAACCTCCACGCGGTGCCCAAGGACTACATCCGCAAGCAGACCACGGTGGGCGCGGAGCGCTTCGTCACCGAGGAGCTGAAGGAGTACGAGGAGAAGGTCCTCACCGCGGAGGAGCGCCGCGTGGTGCTGGAGCTCCAGCTGTTCGAGGAGCTGCGCACGAAGGTCATCGCCGCGGCGCCGGGCATCCGCTCCGCGGCGGAGGCCGTGGCCACGGCGGACGCGCTGGTGTCCTTCGCGCGGTGCGCGGCGGAGTACGGCTACACGCGGCCGCAGGTGGACGCGGGGCAGGGGCTGACCATCACCGGCGGCCGGCACCCGGTGGTGGAGCGGATGCTGGGCTCGGGTGAGTCCTTCGTCCCCAACGACGTGCGGTTGGATCCAGAGGACGCGCAGCTGTTGGTCATCACCGGCCCGAACATGGCGGGCAAGAGCACGGTGATGCGGCAGGTGGCGCTGACGGCGCTGATGGCGCAGGCGGGCTCGTTCGTGCCGGCGAAGGCGGCGCGCATCGGCCTGTGCGACCGCATCTTCACGCGCGTGGGCGCGGCGGACAACCTGGCGCGCGGGCAGTCCACGTTCATGGTGGAGATGACGGAGACCAGCCACATCCTCCACCACGCCACGAACAAGAGCCTGGTCATCCTGGATGAGATTGGCCGTGGCACGTCCACGTTCGACGGCCTCTCCATCGCGTGGGCGGTGGCGGAACACATCCACGACAAGGTGGGCGCGCGGGCGCTCTTCGCCACGCACTACCACGAGCTGGTGGACCTGGCGCGCGAGCGGCCCCGGGTGAAGAACCTGTGCATCGCGGTGAAGGAGCAGGGCGGCAAGGTCATCTTCCTGCGCAAGCTGGTGCCCGGCGGGGCCAGCCGCTCCTACGGCATCGAGGTCGCGAAGCTCGCGGGCCTGCCGCCGGAGGTGGTGTCGCGCGCCCGCGAGCTGCTGCAGAACCTGGAGTCCGGCGAGCTGGACGACGCGGGCCGTCCCCGCGTGGCGGTGCGCTCCACGAAGCGCGCGGCGGTCGCGAACGCGGGGCAGCTGGGGCTGTTCGGGGCCGCGCCACCGCCGGCCGCCGTGGCCGCGCCGCCCGTGCCGCCCGCGCACGCGGAGGTGCTGGAGCTGCTCCGCACCGCGAGCATCGACAGGATGACCCCGCTGGACGCGCTCAACCTGCTGGCGAAGCTGAAGCAGGAGCTCGGTTCGTCCTGA
- a CDS encoding helix-turn-helix transcriptional regulator: MNEDLAITIGRAARAAREEQGLTQAEVGPRVGLLSAVYSRLERGKMLPSVPTLYRLCTELRVSPEDMLGLTALVRGRKGQRPRAREDEAPALRRLLYLARKLDAEKLEALLHVATALTR; this comes from the coding sequence ATGAACGAAGACCTGGCCATCACCATCGGCAGGGCGGCCCGCGCCGCCCGCGAGGAGCAGGGCCTGACCCAGGCGGAGGTGGGCCCTCGCGTCGGCCTCCTCTCCGCCGTCTACAGCCGCCTGGAGCGCGGGAAGATGCTGCCCAGCGTCCCGACGCTCTACCGCCTCTGCACGGAGCTGAGGGTGTCCCCGGAGGACATGCTGGGCCTCACCGCCCTGGTGCGAGGCCGCAAGGGCCAGCGCCCACGCGCGCGTGAGGACGAGGCCCCCGCGTTGCGCCGCCTGCTCTACCTCGCGCGCAAGCTGGACGCGGAGAAGCTCGAAGCCCTCCTCCACGTCGCCACGGCGCTGACCCGCTGA
- a CDS encoding ABC1 kinase family protein, whose translation MNLQDLNRIRQIALIAARHGFGEVTERAGVWRLLGGRKEKVEVSDEARRESTARRFRLFLAELGPTFIKLGQVLSTRADLLPAEFVDELATLQDDVEAIPLEAVHAQIRDALGKEVQELFAQVDPEPLAAASIAQVHRAVTLEGEEVVIKVQRPGIAQRIDADLGVLRSLARLLEAVVEETGIYTPSGIVDEFDRAIHEELDFINEATNIRAFLENHKDRPYLKIPRVHAALSSRTVLTMEFIRGEKINPAALAEPDRKQIAQHILEASFRQLFDDGLFHGDPHPGNVLLMEGNRLALLDFGVVGRLTRPMQETLVMLCLAVALKDSDSVARILYRVGVPDARANLMGFRNDIESILGQHLPTTLGQVDARTLLRDLLDLAVKYRIRIPKEYALLSRASISTEGMLRGLYPELNILEVALPYAKELMAGRYDPTQLQGGLMRTLLRFQSMAQDLPTQLSQILLDLETGKFSVTVRAEQFDKLNENLRSVAVIAFLGLCACGFIVGAFIAFAPRPPMYGNTPVLGIVGIALAAALFGAVLTWYLFGGRFGKVSVTRFLKKRR comes from the coding sequence ATGAACCTCCAGGACCTCAACCGCATCCGGCAGATCGCCCTCATCGCCGCCCGTCACGGCTTCGGCGAGGTCACCGAGCGCGCCGGGGTCTGGCGCCTGCTCGGGGGGCGCAAGGAGAAGGTGGAGGTCTCCGACGAGGCCCGCCGCGAGTCCACCGCGCGCCGCTTCCGCCTCTTCCTGGCGGAGCTGGGTCCCACGTTCATCAAGCTGGGTCAGGTGCTCTCCACCCGCGCGGACCTCCTGCCCGCGGAGTTCGTGGACGAGCTGGCCACGCTCCAGGACGACGTGGAGGCCATCCCGCTGGAGGCCGTCCACGCGCAGATCCGCGACGCGCTGGGCAAGGAGGTGCAGGAGCTGTTCGCCCAGGTGGATCCGGAGCCGCTCGCCGCCGCGTCCATCGCCCAGGTGCACCGCGCGGTGACGCTGGAGGGCGAGGAGGTCGTCATCAAGGTGCAGCGCCCCGGCATCGCCCAGCGCATCGACGCGGACCTGGGCGTGCTGCGCTCGCTGGCGCGCCTGCTGGAGGCCGTGGTGGAGGAGACGGGCATCTACACGCCCTCCGGCATCGTGGACGAGTTCGACCGGGCCATCCACGAGGAGCTGGACTTCATCAACGAGGCCACCAACATCCGCGCGTTCCTGGAGAACCACAAGGACCGCCCGTACCTCAAGATTCCGCGCGTGCACGCGGCGCTCTCCAGCCGCACCGTGCTCACCATGGAGTTCATCCGCGGGGAGAAGATCAACCCCGCCGCGCTGGCGGAGCCGGACCGCAAGCAGATCGCCCAGCACATCCTGGAGGCCAGCTTCCGCCAGCTCTTCGACGACGGCCTCTTCCACGGCGACCCCCACCCCGGCAACGTGCTGCTGATGGAGGGCAACCGGCTGGCGCTGCTGGACTTCGGCGTGGTGGGCCGGCTCACCCGCCCCATGCAGGAGACGCTGGTGATGCTGTGCCTGGCGGTGGCGCTCAAGGACAGCGACTCCGTGGCGCGCATCCTCTACCGGGTGGGCGTGCCGGACGCGAGAGCCAACCTGATGGGCTTCCGCAACGACATCGAGTCCATCCTGGGCCAGCACCTGCCCACCACGCTGGGCCAGGTGGACGCGCGCACGCTCCTGCGCGACCTGCTGGACCTGGCGGTGAAGTACCGCATCCGCATCCCCAAGGAGTACGCGCTGCTGTCGCGCGCCTCCATCTCCACGGAGGGGATGCTGCGCGGGCTCTACCCGGAGCTGAACATCCTGGAGGTCGCGCTGCCTTACGCCAAGGAGCTGATGGCGGGCCGGTATGATCCGACGCAGCTCCAGGGCGGCCTGATGCGCACGCTCTTGCGCTTCCAGTCCATGGCGCAGGACCTGCCCACGCAGCTGTCGCAAATCCTCCTGGACCTGGAGACGGGCAAGTTCAGCGTCACGGTGCGCGCGGAGCAGTTCGACAAGCTCAACGAGAACCTGCGCAGCGTGGCCGTCATCGCCTTCCTGGGCCTGTGCGCGTGCGGCTTCATCGTGGGCGCCTTCATCGCGTTCGCGCCCCGGCCGCCCATGTACGGGAACACGCCGGTGCTGGGCATCGTCGGCATCGCGCTGGCGGCGGCCCTCTTCGGCGCGGTGCTCACCTGGTACCTGTTCGGCGGCCGCTTCGGGAAGGTCAGCGTGACCCGCTTCCTCAAGAAGCGCCGGTAG